Genomic window (Candidatus Zixiibacteriota bacterium):
TCGATGTCACCGGTTTTCAGCCGTTTCAGGAAGTCGTGCCGAGAATCTTTAAAGCTGATCGTGTAGCGCCCCGGGGCGAGCTTTTTGTCAGAACCGGTCAGCCGGAAGTATGTCTTTGCCACCAATGAATTTATAGACAACCCCAGGCTGTCCGCCCGGTGCAGGATCGTACCTACACCGTCGCCGGCGTAAACTTTCAGGTGAACCCGGTCCTGATCGACCAAAATCGGACTGCGCATATATATCATCAGTGAAGCAAATGCCAAAAGTATTATCAGCGCTACCAAAATCAGCCTGTGTCTCACGATCTCTTTCCCCTTAAACCGACATAGAGCCGGGCAATAACTTTAAGTGGCATATACAGTATGGTACCCCCGAGGAGTACTAAAGTTATAAAAAAAGCCCACACAGCTCGAAAAAAAGTGACCATCAGAGTCGCCCCGTCTCCCGCAGGTAATCAGTCAAAAGGATAGCCGCGCTGATGGCGTCGAGCTTATCGCGGTTGCCCTTGATCTTTTTACCCTGCGCGTGCAGGTACTCTTCGGCTTCCTCTGAGGTAAAACGCTCATCCACAAGAACTATTTGCTGATCGAGTTGTTTTTCGAGCTTCAGTTTAAATTTTTGCACCGCCCGGGCCATCTCACCCGCAGAGCCATCCTCTAAAAGCGGATACCCCAGAAGAATACGGCCCACATTCAACTCTTCGGCCATATCGGATATTTTCTGGAGCGCTTCTTTTTCTGATTTAGAACGAATAGTCACAGT
Coding sequences:
- the ruvX gene encoding Holliday junction resolvase RuvX, coding for MVSVSTRVCAGVCRLTSYKLTGLKMRAIYSTMMRIMALDYGTKKIGVAFSDPTGGFVSETVTIRSKSEKEALQKISDMAEELNVGRILLGYPLLEDGSAGEMARAVQKFKLKLEKQLDQQIVLVDERFTSEEAEEYLHAQGKKIKGNRDKLDAISAAILLTDYLRETGRL